One Elaeis guineensis isolate ETL-2024a chromosome 10, EG11, whole genome shotgun sequence genomic window carries:
- the LOC105059904 gene encoding myb family transcription factor IPN2 isoform X1, with amino-acid sequence MFPSKKPTMNSHERPMCVQGDSGLVLTTDPKPRLRWTVELHDRFVDAVTQLGGPDKATPKTIMRVMGVKGLTLYHLKSHLQKFRLGKQPHKEINDHTMKDASALDMQRNAASSSGIMGRTMNDRNVHITEALRMQMEVQRRLHEQLEVQKHLQMRIEAQGKYMQTILEKAYQTLAGEGMASVSYKGLGNQGVVDMGAPMSFPSLQDLHLYGGDQLDMQQQMDRPLDGFFPTNEGVFLGKKRPNPYSSNGKSPLSCADDLRLQELGSAAACMGAHEEPSKSDQLQIASSVIDSGIDMDSMTDVYETKPILSTDSAGEIRKYEGSSKLERPSPRRAPLPVERINPMIRGGALPQTRNISHG; translated from the exons ATGTTCCCATCCAAGAAGCCAACTATGAATTCACATGAAAGGCCGATGTGCGTCCAAGGGGACTCTGGCCTTGTTCTCACTACCGATCCCAAGCCCCGGCTTCGGTGGACGGTTGAGCTCCACGATCGCTTTGTTGATGCTGTAACTCAGCTTGGAGGACCCGACA AGGCCACGCCGAAAACCATCATGAGAGTTATGGGTGTTAAGGGTCTTACTCTCTACCACCTTAAAAGCCACCTTCAG AAATTCAGACTTGGGAAACAACCACACAAAGAAATCAACGATCACACCATGAAGGATG CTTCAGCATTAGATATGCAAAGAAATGCAGCCTCTTCATCAGGGATTATGGGTCGAACCATGAATGA CAGGAACGTGCATATCACCGAAGCACTTAGGATGCAGATGGAGGTCCAGAGGAGATTACATGAGCAATTAGAG GTGCAGAAACACCTCCAAATGAGGATAGAGGCTCAAGGCAAGTATATGCAAACCATATTGGAGAAAGCATACCAAACACTTGCTGGCGAGGGCATGGCCTCAGTGAGTTACAAAGGTCTTGGAAATCAAGGAGTTGTAGATATGGGCGCGCCAATGAGCTTTCCTTCACTCCAAGATCTACATTTATATGGTGGAGATCAACTAGACATGCAGCAACAAATGGATAGGCCACTTGATGGGTTCTTTCCAACTAATGAAGGCGTTTTTCTAGGCAAGAAAAGGCCCAACCCATACAGTTCTAATGGGAAGAGCCCTTTGAGTTGTGCTGATGACCTCCGTCTGCAAGAACTGGGATCAGCTGCAGCATGCATGGGTGCACACGAAGAACCTTCTAAGAGTGATCAGCTCCAAATTGCATCATCTGTGATCGATAGTGGAATTGACATGGACTCAATGACGGATGTGTATGAGACCAAACCGATACTGTCGACCGACAGCGCCGGCGAGATCAGGAAGTATGAGGGATCATCGAAGCTCGAGAGGCCGTCTCCACGTAGAGCTCCTCTTCCTGTGGAAAGGATTAATCCAATGATCAGAGGTGGTGCATTACCACAAACTAGAAATATATCCCATGGGTGA
- the LOC105059904 gene encoding myb family transcription factor IPN2 isoform X2 encodes MFPSKKPTMNSHERPMCVQGDSGLVLTTDPKPRLRWTVELHDRFVDAVTQLGGPDKATPKTIMRVMGVKGLTLYHLKSHLQKFRLGKQPHKEINDHTMKDASALDMQRNAASSSGIMGRTMNENVHITEALRMQMEVQRRLHEQLEVQKHLQMRIEAQGKYMQTILEKAYQTLAGEGMASVSYKGLGNQGVVDMGAPMSFPSLQDLHLYGGDQLDMQQQMDRPLDGFFPTNEGVFLGKKRPNPYSSNGKSPLSCADDLRLQELGSAAACMGAHEEPSKSDQLQIASSVIDSGIDMDSMTDVYETKPILSTDSAGEIRKYEGSSKLERPSPRRAPLPVERINPMIRGGALPQTRNISHG; translated from the exons ATGTTCCCATCCAAGAAGCCAACTATGAATTCACATGAAAGGCCGATGTGCGTCCAAGGGGACTCTGGCCTTGTTCTCACTACCGATCCCAAGCCCCGGCTTCGGTGGACGGTTGAGCTCCACGATCGCTTTGTTGATGCTGTAACTCAGCTTGGAGGACCCGACA AGGCCACGCCGAAAACCATCATGAGAGTTATGGGTGTTAAGGGTCTTACTCTCTACCACCTTAAAAGCCACCTTCAG AAATTCAGACTTGGGAAACAACCACACAAAGAAATCAACGATCACACCATGAAGGATG CTTCAGCATTAGATATGCAAAGAAATGCAGCCTCTTCATCAGGGATTATGGGTCGAACCATGAATGA GAACGTGCATATCACCGAAGCACTTAGGATGCAGATGGAGGTCCAGAGGAGATTACATGAGCAATTAGAG GTGCAGAAACACCTCCAAATGAGGATAGAGGCTCAAGGCAAGTATATGCAAACCATATTGGAGAAAGCATACCAAACACTTGCTGGCGAGGGCATGGCCTCAGTGAGTTACAAAGGTCTTGGAAATCAAGGAGTTGTAGATATGGGCGCGCCAATGAGCTTTCCTTCACTCCAAGATCTACATTTATATGGTGGAGATCAACTAGACATGCAGCAACAAATGGATAGGCCACTTGATGGGTTCTTTCCAACTAATGAAGGCGTTTTTCTAGGCAAGAAAAGGCCCAACCCATACAGTTCTAATGGGAAGAGCCCTTTGAGTTGTGCTGATGACCTCCGTCTGCAAGAACTGGGATCAGCTGCAGCATGCATGGGTGCACACGAAGAACCTTCTAAGAGTGATCAGCTCCAAATTGCATCATCTGTGATCGATAGTGGAATTGACATGGACTCAATGACGGATGTGTATGAGACCAAACCGATACTGTCGACCGACAGCGCCGGCGAGATCAGGAAGTATGAGGGATCATCGAAGCTCGAGAGGCCGTCTCCACGTAGAGCTCCTCTTCCTGTGGAAAGGATTAATCCAATGATCAGAGGTGGTGCATTACCACAAACTAGAAATATATCCCATGGGTGA
- the LOC105059902 gene encoding dihydroneopterin aldolase 2 yields the protein MGEQDLVADKDRLILRGLQFHGFHGAKPEEKKLGQKFVVDVDAWLDLSEAGKSDNLSDTVSYTEIYRIVRDVVEGPSQNLLESVAHLIANTTLLKFLQISAVRVKVKKPHVAVHGIIDYLGVEILRYQKNDKTKPI from the exons ATGGGTGAACAAGATTTGGTTGCCGATAAAGATAGGTTGATATTGAGGGGTTTGCAGTTTCATGGATTTCACGGGGCAAAACCAGAGGAAAAGAAGCTAGGACAGAAGTTTGTGGTGGATGTTGATGCCTGGTTGGATTTAAGTGAAGCTGGTAAGAGCGACAATTTGTCTGATACAGTCAGCTACACTGAAATTTACAG GATTGTCAGGGATGTTGTGGAAGGTCCATCTCAGAATCTTTTGGAATCAGTAGCTCATCTAATTGCAAATACCACGTTGCTAAAATTTCTTCAGATATCTGCTGTACGAGTCAAGGTCAAGAAACCTCATGTTGCTGTCCATGGCATTATTGATTATTTAGGTGTAGAGATACTCAGATACCAAAAGAATGACAAAACTAAGCCAATATGA
- the LOC105059904 gene encoding myb family transcription factor IPN2 isoform X3: MFPSKKPTMNSHERPMCVQGDSGLVLTTDPKPRLRWTVELHDRFVDAVTQLGGPDKATPKTIMRVMGVKGLTLYHLKSHLQKFRLGKQPHKEINDHTMKDASALDMQRNAASSSGIMGRTMNDRNVHITEALRMQMEVQRRLHEQLEKHLQMRIEAQGKYMQTILEKAYQTLAGEGMASVSYKGLGNQGVVDMGAPMSFPSLQDLHLYGGDQLDMQQQMDRPLDGFFPTNEGVFLGKKRPNPYSSNGKSPLSCADDLRLQELGSAAACMGAHEEPSKSDQLQIASSVIDSGIDMDSMTDVYETKPILSTDSAGEIRKYEGSSKLERPSPRRAPLPVERINPMIRGGALPQTRNISHG, translated from the exons ATGTTCCCATCCAAGAAGCCAACTATGAATTCACATGAAAGGCCGATGTGCGTCCAAGGGGACTCTGGCCTTGTTCTCACTACCGATCCCAAGCCCCGGCTTCGGTGGACGGTTGAGCTCCACGATCGCTTTGTTGATGCTGTAACTCAGCTTGGAGGACCCGACA AGGCCACGCCGAAAACCATCATGAGAGTTATGGGTGTTAAGGGTCTTACTCTCTACCACCTTAAAAGCCACCTTCAG AAATTCAGACTTGGGAAACAACCACACAAAGAAATCAACGATCACACCATGAAGGATG CTTCAGCATTAGATATGCAAAGAAATGCAGCCTCTTCATCAGGGATTATGGGTCGAACCATGAATGA CAGGAACGTGCATATCACCGAAGCACTTAGGATGCAGATGGAGGTCCAGAGGAGATTACATGAGCAATTAGAG AAACACCTCCAAATGAGGATAGAGGCTCAAGGCAAGTATATGCAAACCATATTGGAGAAAGCATACCAAACACTTGCTGGCGAGGGCATGGCCTCAGTGAGTTACAAAGGTCTTGGAAATCAAGGAGTTGTAGATATGGGCGCGCCAATGAGCTTTCCTTCACTCCAAGATCTACATTTATATGGTGGAGATCAACTAGACATGCAGCAACAAATGGATAGGCCACTTGATGGGTTCTTTCCAACTAATGAAGGCGTTTTTCTAGGCAAGAAAAGGCCCAACCCATACAGTTCTAATGGGAAGAGCCCTTTGAGTTGTGCTGATGACCTCCGTCTGCAAGAACTGGGATCAGCTGCAGCATGCATGGGTGCACACGAAGAACCTTCTAAGAGTGATCAGCTCCAAATTGCATCATCTGTGATCGATAGTGGAATTGACATGGACTCAATGACGGATGTGTATGAGACCAAACCGATACTGTCGACCGACAGCGCCGGCGAGATCAGGAAGTATGAGGGATCATCGAAGCTCGAGAGGCCGTCTCCACGTAGAGCTCCTCTTCCTGTGGAAAGGATTAATCCAATGATCAGAGGTGGTGCATTACCACAAACTAGAAATATATCCCATGGGTGA
- the LOC105059903 gene encoding small ribosomal subunit protein mS33 has protein sequence MSLKSLLAAVAVQGVTQARARIFGHILNPTGKRSPHKILRKKLIGDKVAQWYPYDIKNDDPLVLAREEKERLAKLEMLKRRGKGPPKKGQGRRAVKRNK, from the exons ATGAGCTTGAAGAGCCTGTTGGCGGCGGTGGCGGTGCAGGGGGTGACGCAGGCGCGGGCGCGGATATTTGGGCACATACTTAACCCGACGGGCAAGCGGTCGCCCCACAAGATCTTGAGAAAGAAGCTCATCGGCGACAAGGTCGCCCAGTGGTACCCCTACGACATCAAAAACGACGATCCCCTCGTCTTGGCCCGTGAAGAGAAGGA GCGGTTGGCTAAACTAGAAATGTTGAAGCGTCGTGGAAAGGGTCCACCGAAGAAGGGCCAAGGAAGGCGTGCTGTTAAGCGCAATAAATAA
- the LOC105059904 gene encoding myb family transcription factor IPN2 isoform X4 has translation MFPSKKPTMNSHERPMCVQGDSGLVLTTDPKPRLRWTVELHDRFVDAVTQLGGPDKATPKTIMRVMGVKGLTLYHLKSHLQKFRLGKQPHKEINDHTMKDASALDMQRNAASSSGIMGRTMNENVHITEALRMQMEVQRRLHEQLEKHLQMRIEAQGKYMQTILEKAYQTLAGEGMASVSYKGLGNQGVVDMGAPMSFPSLQDLHLYGGDQLDMQQQMDRPLDGFFPTNEGVFLGKKRPNPYSSNGKSPLSCADDLRLQELGSAAACMGAHEEPSKSDQLQIASSVIDSGIDMDSMTDVYETKPILSTDSAGEIRKYEGSSKLERPSPRRAPLPVERINPMIRGGALPQTRNISHG, from the exons ATGTTCCCATCCAAGAAGCCAACTATGAATTCACATGAAAGGCCGATGTGCGTCCAAGGGGACTCTGGCCTTGTTCTCACTACCGATCCCAAGCCCCGGCTTCGGTGGACGGTTGAGCTCCACGATCGCTTTGTTGATGCTGTAACTCAGCTTGGAGGACCCGACA AGGCCACGCCGAAAACCATCATGAGAGTTATGGGTGTTAAGGGTCTTACTCTCTACCACCTTAAAAGCCACCTTCAG AAATTCAGACTTGGGAAACAACCACACAAAGAAATCAACGATCACACCATGAAGGATG CTTCAGCATTAGATATGCAAAGAAATGCAGCCTCTTCATCAGGGATTATGGGTCGAACCATGAATGA GAACGTGCATATCACCGAAGCACTTAGGATGCAGATGGAGGTCCAGAGGAGATTACATGAGCAATTAGAG AAACACCTCCAAATGAGGATAGAGGCTCAAGGCAAGTATATGCAAACCATATTGGAGAAAGCATACCAAACACTTGCTGGCGAGGGCATGGCCTCAGTGAGTTACAAAGGTCTTGGAAATCAAGGAGTTGTAGATATGGGCGCGCCAATGAGCTTTCCTTCACTCCAAGATCTACATTTATATGGTGGAGATCAACTAGACATGCAGCAACAAATGGATAGGCCACTTGATGGGTTCTTTCCAACTAATGAAGGCGTTTTTCTAGGCAAGAAAAGGCCCAACCCATACAGTTCTAATGGGAAGAGCCCTTTGAGTTGTGCTGATGACCTCCGTCTGCAAGAACTGGGATCAGCTGCAGCATGCATGGGTGCACACGAAGAACCTTCTAAGAGTGATCAGCTCCAAATTGCATCATCTGTGATCGATAGTGGAATTGACATGGACTCAATGACGGATGTGTATGAGACCAAACCGATACTGTCGACCGACAGCGCCGGCGAGATCAGGAAGTATGAGGGATCATCGAAGCTCGAGAGGCCGTCTCCACGTAGAGCTCCTCTTCCTGTGGAAAGGATTAATCCAATGATCAGAGGTGGTGCATTACCACAAACTAGAAATATATCCCATGGGTGA